The Magnolia sinica isolate HGM2019 chromosome 10, MsV1, whole genome shotgun sequence genome includes a window with the following:
- the LOC131217387 gene encoding NAC domain-containing protein 92 — protein sequence MDGAPAKEETLPPGFRFHPTDEELITYYLTHKISDSSFTGRAIADVDLNKCEPWDLPSKAKMGEKEWYFFSLRDRKYPTGVRTNRATNAGYWKTTGKDKEIFNSVTSELVGMKKTLVFYRGRAPRGEKTNWVMHEYRCHSKSAYKTTKDEWVVCRIFQKSSGVKKYSSTQSRTNPYHLDMAPNNILPSMIQGDISHFGPGRGYVHNTDLAELNRVLRGSSSANLPIQPQFNYPGAFTLSGLNLNLGASAPPVIRAPPAIQNQPMMATNGPPTMMGGCVQVTDNGICSDMNPNGNNRYQHMDPCVDLDGYWPTY from the exons ATGGACGGAGCTCCGGCAAAGGAGGAGACGTTACCTCCCGGTTTTCGATTTCATCCAACCGATGAAGAACTCATCACATATTATCTGACCCACAAGATATCGGATTCCAGTTTCACCGGACGGGCAATCGCTGACGTTGATCTCAACAAATGCGAACCGTGGGATCTTCCAA GCAAGGCGAAAATGGGAGAAAAGGAGTGGTATTTCTTCAGCCTTCGGGACCGGAAATATCCAACAGGCGTTCGGACGAACCGTGCGACGAACGCCGGCTACTGGAAAACGACGGGCAAAGACAAGGAGATCTTCAACAGCGTCACGTCGGAGTTAGTCGGAATGAAGAAGACGCTCGTGTTCTATAGAGGAAGAGCTCCAAGAGGGGAGAAAACAAATTGGGTCATGCATGAGTATCGCTGTCATTCGAAATCTGCCTATAAAACCACCAAg GATGAATGGGTGGTATGCCGCATCTTCCAAAAGAGCTCTGGCGTGAAGAAATATTCATCGACCCAATCAAGGACGAACCCGTACCACCTTGACATGGCCCCCAACAACATCctcccatccatgattcagggtGACATTAGCCATTTTGGCCCGGGAAGGGGCTATGTCCATAACACGGACTTGGCAGAGTTGAACAGGGTCCTCAGGGGCTCATCGAGTGCGAATCTACCGATCCAACCACAGTTCAATTACCCCGGGGCTTTCACACTATCAGGGTTGAACTTAAACCTTGGTGCATCGGCCCCACCAGTCATTCGGGCCCCGCCCGCTATCCAAAATCAACCAATGATGGCCACAAATGGACCACCAACGATGATGGGTGGTTGTGTCCAAGTGACTGACAATGGGATATGCTCAGACATGAACCCAAATGGGAACAATAGGTACCAACACATGGACCCATGTGTGGACCTTGATGGGTACTGGCCTACTTACTAA